A genomic window from Candidatus Hydrogenedentota bacterium includes:
- a CDS encoding YggS family pyridoxal phosphate-dependent enzyme — MSINHRIIDANLADVQSRIEAALSRSGRPAGSVTLVAVTKSVGVEEVQALAQRGVVHFGENRLAGILAKRDRLPESLRWHMIGTVQRRKAKDVIGLFDTVDSVDRLELAEELNKRSEGRPGPLPVLVEVNVSGEASKHGFEPESFAHALDRMRQLKCIDVQGVMTMAPFELEAERVRPVFARLAKLAQSHGLPRISMGMTNDFEIAIEEGATEVRIGSALFERREE, encoded by the coding sequence GTGTCTATTAACCACCGAATAATCGACGCGAACCTGGCCGACGTGCAATCGCGAATCGAAGCGGCATTGTCGCGTTCAGGGCGTCCGGCGGGTTCCGTGACTCTGGTCGCGGTTACGAAGAGTGTCGGTGTGGAAGAGGTGCAGGCGCTGGCCCAGCGAGGTGTAGTGCATTTTGGAGAGAACCGGTTGGCCGGGATACTGGCCAAGCGCGATCGGCTCCCCGAGTCGCTCCGCTGGCACATGATTGGCACCGTTCAGCGCCGAAAGGCCAAGGACGTGATCGGCCTCTTCGACACGGTCGATTCTGTGGACCGCTTGGAATTGGCCGAAGAGCTCAATAAGCGGTCTGAGGGAAGACCAGGGCCCTTGCCGGTTCTCGTGGAAGTGAACGTTTCCGGCGAAGCCTCGAAACATGGGTTTGAGCCCGAGAGCTTTGCTCATGCCCTGGACCGAATGCGACAGTTGAAGTGCATCGACGTGCAAGGAGTCATGACCATGGCTCCGTTTGAGCTGGAAGCCGAGCGGGTGCGTCCGGTATTTGCGCGGCTCGCAAAGCTCGCGCAATCACATGGTCTGCCGCGCATATCGATGGGTATGACAAACGATTTCGAAATCGCGATTGAAGAAGGGGCCACTGAAGTCCGGATTGGCAGTGCGCTCTTCGAGCGACGAGAGGAATGA
- the pheS gene encoding phenylalanine--tRNA ligase subunit alpha produces the protein MQEVLERIQGEALEEVSQADSLKRIEEVRVKFLGRNGVLTGVLRSVSEAPVEQRPALGKAANVLKQLLTQQIEARQQALDEAERAQRRAAQRVDLTLPGRRPPMGHAHVVLQTADEIIDIFREIGFQIATGPDIETEYYNFDSLNTPQDHPARDAHDTFFIRPGVVLRTHMSPVQMRVMEKTQPPVAVVAPGRVYRVDADATHSPMFYQLEGLLVDEGVSFSDLKGTLLMFVQRFFGKDTKVRFRPHFFPFTEPSAEMDILWTSERPGGGSQTKWLEILGCGMVHPEVFRYAGYDYEKYTGFAFGLGIDRIAMVRHRISSISYLYENDLRFLEQF, from the coding sequence ATGCAGGAGGTATTGGAGCGCATCCAGGGTGAGGCGCTTGAGGAAGTTAGTCAAGCGGATTCGCTGAAGCGTATCGAAGAGGTTCGCGTGAAGTTCCTGGGACGCAATGGCGTCCTGACCGGAGTGCTGCGCTCCGTTAGCGAGGCGCCGGTCGAACAGAGGCCCGCCCTGGGCAAGGCGGCCAATGTCCTGAAGCAACTGCTCACCCAACAGATCGAAGCGCGCCAACAGGCATTGGATGAGGCCGAACGCGCCCAGCGGCGCGCCGCTCAACGCGTCGACCTGACCCTTCCGGGCAGGCGTCCACCCATGGGGCACGCGCACGTGGTGCTGCAGACCGCGGACGAAATCATCGACATCTTTCGCGAAATCGGCTTCCAGATTGCCACAGGCCCCGATATCGAAACCGAATACTACAACTTTGACAGCCTGAACACGCCGCAGGACCATCCCGCACGGGATGCCCATGACACCTTCTTCATCAGGCCCGGCGTCGTTCTGCGCACACACATGTCTCCCGTGCAGATGCGGGTCATGGAGAAGACTCAGCCCCCTGTCGCCGTGGTTGCCCCGGGCCGCGTGTATCGGGTGGACGCCGATGCCACGCACAGCCCCATGTTCTACCAGCTTGAAGGACTCCTCGTGGATGAGGGCGTAAGCTTCTCCGACCTGAAGGGCACGCTCCTCATGTTCGTACAGCGGTTCTTCGGCAAGGACACCAAAGTGCGCTTCCGGCCCCATTTCTTCCCGTTCACCGAGCCAAGCGCCGAAATGGACATCCTCTGGACCTCGGAAAGACCGGGAGGGGGGAGTCAGACCAAGTGGCTCGAAATCCTGGGCTGCGGCATGGTGCATCCTGAAGTCTTCCGCTACGCCGGCTACGACTACGAGAAGTACACCGGCTTCGCCTTCGGCTTGGGGATCGACCGTATTGCCATGGTCCGGCATCGCATCAGCAGCATCAGCTACCTCTACGAAAACGACCTACGCTTCTTGGAGCAGTTCTAA
- the pheT gene encoding phenylalanine--tRNA ligase subunit beta, protein MNVSLNWLKEFVDIARTPDELAQDLTMLGLEIEAIERPGEGISNVIVGRILEIKKHPDADKLVVCKTDVGQPEPLQIVCGAKNMKEGDLVPTAVVGATLPGDFTITRRKMRGIESCGMMCSARELGMGKDHEGLLILPSDMPVGGDAVKLLGLDDVVYEIEVTPNRGDWASMIGVARELAALYGTSLRIPNITLNEGGEEARKLSSVTIENPDLCARYIGRVLTNVKIGPSPQWLAQRLTNAGQRPINNVVDITNFVLLETGHPLHAFDYDKLLENRIVVRCAKRGETIRTIDEQVRTLDPDMLVIADAKNPVAVAGVMGGFDSEVSESTVNIFLESAFFAPSSVRKTSRKLGMHTEASARFQRGADPEMARYAVDRAAALMQELAGATVAPGVIDEYPRPLPVVEVSLRYARANALVGKVIEGERQKAILESLCFKTIKADNQGCLVQVPTWRHDVKQEADLIEEIARMYGFENIEASIPRVRKNMQVFAPKEDGIREMRRFLTGLGLTELMSMTFTSPEEVQRCRLDGCYADMVALQNPLSENLQTMRTSLLPGLLSTASLNIRRGCAGLRAFEVGPTYRPASNGEELPGQQLMLGIVYTGLREDRHWSGTQNSCDLFDVKGLIEAIGVRFGLQLNWQEGQLPAFEKGQQGRVLCGETELGTLGRVSDEALSAAEIEQPVFLAELDLEQLLTLASKTRHFQAIPAYPASTRDMALILDLGVPSGDVLDTAKKAGGANLKSVSLFDVYTGKQVPEGKKSLALGFVFQSNERTLTETDVQADWDAILARLKADYGAVLR, encoded by the coding sequence ATGAACGTGTCATTGAATTGGCTGAAAGAATTTGTCGACATTGCGCGAACCCCGGACGAGTTGGCCCAGGATCTTACCATGCTCGGGCTGGAAATCGAGGCCATCGAGCGTCCTGGGGAAGGAATAAGCAACGTCATCGTCGGGCGCATACTTGAGATAAAGAAGCATCCCGATGCGGACAAACTCGTTGTCTGCAAGACCGACGTGGGCCAGCCAGAACCGCTCCAGATTGTCTGCGGCGCCAAGAATATGAAAGAGGGCGACCTTGTCCCCACAGCGGTCGTCGGTGCGACGCTGCCCGGAGACTTCACGATTACCCGGCGTAAGATGCGCGGTATCGAGTCATGCGGGATGATGTGCTCCGCCCGGGAGTTGGGGATGGGGAAGGATCACGAAGGCTTGCTGATCCTTCCGTCCGACATGCCGGTTGGAGGCGACGCAGTCAAGTTGTTAGGTTTAGATGACGTTGTCTACGAGATCGAAGTGACTCCCAACCGAGGTGACTGGGCCAGCATGATCGGCGTGGCCAGGGAGTTGGCCGCCCTCTATGGTACGTCGCTGAGAATACCAAATATTACATTGAACGAAGGTGGGGAAGAGGCGCGCAAGCTCTCTTCCGTGACCATTGAAAACCCCGACTTGTGCGCCCGTTACATTGGCCGAGTGCTTACCAATGTCAAAATTGGACCCTCTCCGCAATGGCTGGCGCAGCGCCTGACTAACGCCGGACAGCGTCCAATCAACAACGTAGTTGACATAACCAACTTTGTTTTGCTCGAAACCGGCCATCCATTGCATGCTTTCGACTACGATAAGTTGTTGGAAAATCGGATAGTTGTGCGATGTGCGAAACGTGGTGAAACAATCAGAACAATCGACGAACAAGTGCGCACCCTCGATCCCGACATGCTCGTCATTGCGGATGCCAAGAACCCCGTCGCTGTTGCTGGCGTCATGGGCGGCTTCGATTCTGAGGTGAGTGAAAGCACCGTAAACATCTTCCTGGAAAGCGCATTCTTCGCCCCAAGTTCCGTGCGCAAGACGTCACGTAAACTTGGCATGCATACCGAGGCGTCCGCACGCTTCCAGCGCGGTGCCGACCCGGAAATGGCTCGTTACGCGGTTGACCGGGCGGCGGCTCTGATGCAGGAGCTAGCCGGAGCGACCGTCGCGCCCGGAGTCATCGATGAGTACCCGCGGCCGCTCCCGGTGGTCGAGGTCAGTCTGAGGTATGCCCGCGCCAATGCACTAGTCGGCAAAGTAATTGAAGGGGAGAGGCAGAAGGCAATTCTGGAGTCGCTTTGCTTCAAAACGATTAAGGCAGACAACCAGGGATGTCTCGTACAGGTTCCTACTTGGCGCCACGACGTCAAGCAGGAAGCCGACCTGATCGAGGAGATCGCCCGAATGTACGGCTTCGAGAATATTGAAGCCTCGATTCCTCGGGTCCGAAAGAACATGCAAGTATTTGCGCCAAAAGAAGATGGCATACGCGAGATGCGCCGTTTCCTTACGGGCCTCGGTCTTACCGAACTCATGAGTATGACCTTTACGAGTCCGGAAGAAGTTCAACGGTGCAGACTGGACGGCTGCTACGCCGATATGGTTGCCCTCCAAAACCCGCTATCCGAGAACCTGCAGACTATGCGAACTTCGCTGCTTCCGGGTTTGCTCTCCACAGCATCGCTCAACATACGGAGAGGTTGCGCTGGATTGCGTGCTTTCGAGGTTGGTCCGACGTACCGTCCAGCGTCAAATGGAGAAGAACTTCCTGGCCAGCAGTTGATGCTGGGAATTGTTTACACCGGACTTAGGGAGGACCGGCATTGGAGCGGCACGCAGAACTCCTGCGACCTGTTTGACGTAAAAGGACTTATCGAGGCGATAGGCGTCCGCTTTGGCTTGCAGTTGAACTGGCAGGAAGGTCAGTTGCCTGCGTTTGAAAAGGGACAGCAGGGGAGAGTGCTCTGCGGCGAAACAGAACTAGGGACCTTGGGCAGGGTGTCTGATGAAGCCCTCAGCGCGGCCGAGATTGAACAACCTGTCTTCCTCGCCGAACTGGACCTGGAGCAGTTGCTGACGCTGGCATCGAAAACGCGACACTTCCAGGCAATTCCGGCGTATCCCGCGTCCACGCGCGACATGGCTTTGATCCTGGACCTTGGCGTGCCGTC